The Arabidopsis thaliana chromosome 5, partial sequence genomic interval TACCATTTCCTGAACTTTTGATGTGGAGCGGATTGGGGCACGAGTACACCCTTACGCGTGGCAGGATTGGATATCCACAGTTGAGACATGTATTCGACACATATCAAGCCATTGACACAATCAGGCGTATGAGAAGAATTATTGGCGCTGCATGTCGCCTTGGTAACCAAAGAAGGTTGGGATGACGAGAAGAAATGCCAACGACAAGATGTGAATATATCACGTAAAGCAAACATGACATATGGCTGACGAGTAGAGGATCGAGATTGGTATAAGTTGATGAAATATCGACTGCGGATGATTGTGGCCCAAAGCTTGCACACACATAGGCATCTAGCTAGGGGTTTCACAGGCAATCTTAAGAGAATTTCGACCAAAAGGTCTTCAGAAATCATActtgataagaaaaaagtttagtattttttttttttttctgtttgataAGATAGATAATCTATAAATCAAGATTctatcttatatatacaaatgcaATGGGAGAGTAATTTGCTTAGtcattaatatataagattgACTTgactacatttttttaaaaatgtatattaattaaattcgTATCTAAATGATTAAGTCAATACAATTAATAACCGCGACTAGCTTTTTGTATATTACTCCCTCGGATTCATTTTGTAAGACTAGAAATGCGTGGTTTTAATACTACactatattattttgaaaaattattttatttacaatttctgtacttaaaaaatataaatggaAATGAATAAGTGGATAATcatctaaaattattttaattttgaaattttgtttaaaataaaatatcgaCTGTCGATCTGGTGAAACAGAGCTTGGACTGTCTTATTGTGTAGTCCGGTTGTTGCGCTCTATCTCTctccaaagaaacaaaaaacggTGGGTTGGACTTAATAATCCAAGCAATTAAGCTTGTTGTTCAAATTTTAATCACCACCTTTCTCAAAAGAGAGTGTTAAGCCTTTGACGAAGTATGAATCGTTAATTTGCACAAGAGTAAAGAATTATATGCGTGTCAAAGTTTTAGTGTTTGAGAATGATTATAAGCTGTCTTGATACTCAGttaatcatcatatatataaacaagaagaGTGAGTTCACAAGTGtagattttatattatacttatttttggtcaaaaccaaagtgtagatttttttttttgaagttggGGACAAAGAGACGGATGTCGTTTCGGGTATAAACCTATAATTTCTTAGAAACGAGAACACAAAATTGATAGAGAGATCTTAAAAAAACCTTATAGACTATAATATCATTTCCAAAGAGAAGTTTTATGAAAATGCATTTGATGGAAGGatataaaacattatcatGTGTTCAAgtaaaatagagaagaaaacctGGGAAAACAAATTGCCAACAAATGATGAAGCTCACAACAAAACTTGTCTGATGAAAAGTCACATTTCCAAGTAAACTACCTAGACTATGAGTTATATAAACTTGACATCTTCTGCATAGTCAACAAAGGTGTAAACTCTACTACTAAGATTCTTCTCTGACCCTTCAAAACCTTGGATTTCAACTTTTTCCAGAGTGTTTCTTTCGGGGTTGAAGTAGTAAACAAAGAAGGATTCCGATGTATAATCCATggataaaataatttcaccAGTAGCAGTCACTCCAACAACGGAAACATTGCCGTGAACGATATTCACCGGCAAAGTGTATTCACGTTTCAACCATTCTTCTTTCTCGGCATCTTCTAGAACCCACAACCACAACATAAGTACCTTCCACCGAAGCGGCTTTGGATAAATTTGATTATCCCATAAACAACTAAGCACGCATAATTTACCCTTGTAATTAATCAGTTTAGCAAGCGCAGGACAAAAGGTTACGTCAACATCCGCATTAAGAAACTTAAGTGTTTCATACCTTACATTAAAGGAAGCTATCTTCACACCACTGAACTGGAATTTGTTGCTAGCCATGTAATACAACACCCCATTGATGCATATCCCTTCACTTTCAGGATAATGGTCTACGAGACATCGGATACTCCTCCATGCTACTTTTCCAGTTCCTAATGTCAGAATATTTTCTGGATCAAAATGTGAACTGCTTGGTGTGATTACCTTGTATTTTTTGCCAATCGGATCATACCCTAATAAGCTGCTCAAATTGTTCATACTACTCCTTTGAGTTAATCTTGCGTATTGTCCCGTGCTAGGGTTACATATCACCGGCACTTCGCCTGTACGCGTATTAGGGAAATAGAGCAAACCAGAGACAAGGCCAAAAATCTCTTGTCCCATGTCTCTACGTAACTCCATATGAAAATCGGCTGATACTACAAGAGAATGATTCTCATCTGGAAACTGAGACTGAGGCGACGAGTACAAGCACCACTTATCAGAATTTTGAACCGCGAATAAGAGACGTGGACGACTCAAGGGCCTAGTAATTAGGAACAACTCAATGAAATCTTGACCTCTTAGTATAGATCCACAGAACTTGGATGCGAGACCAAACTTAGCGATTGAATTAGTAGACAATCTCGAGAGTATATCGAGAATGATATCAATCGGGATTGGATCtgattttccttctctttccaTCGTACGTTTTTCAAAGATCGtgtattttggattttggttccAGTTCCAGTTCCAGTTCCAGTTCCAGACTTAACGTAGACGACAACCTAGGGTTCAAAGGCAATTCATTCATACCTAATGGGCCGAATGAATTCATGGGCCATGTTAGAGGCAACTAAAAGGCTGGACGAAACTATCTATTTTAGCCTTTTAGGGGAGGTAACGTATTAATGTCCCCAACTATCTTTTATAGGATGCATAGTTGGTTTTAACTAACATTAAAGGTGTTACTAACAATGGGCAATGATGGTAAAATTATAACGCAGTGGACACAATATAACTTAGCCATACCAATGCAAAGAATCTTGAAACTAGTATTAAACTCAGTCACGTATATGCTCTCCAGTCTATGCTTCGAAGAGCTTTCTTCTAATCCCATACGAAGAAGCTCTCtatgtttttctaatttaatcAGGCTTAGACAACTAGTTTCAAAGTCATAATTCTTGGTGTCTGAGTTGTCTTCCCTTTC includes:
- a CDS encoding F-box associated ubiquitination effector family protein (F-box associated ubiquitination effector family protein; CONTAINS InterPro DOMAIN/s: F-box associated domain, type 3 (InterPro:IPR013187), F-box associated interaction domain (InterPro:IPR017451); BEST Arabidopsis thaliana protein match is: F-box and associated interaction domains-containing protein (TAIR:AT3G57590.1); Has 1807 Blast hits to 1807 proteins in 277 species: Archae - 0; Bacteria - 0; Metazoa - 736; Fungi - 347; Plants - 385; Viruses - 0; Other Eukaryotes - 339 (source: NCBI BLink).) gives rise to the protein MEREGKSDPIPIDIILDILSRLSTNSIAKFGLASKFCGSILRGQDFIELFLITRPLSRPRLLFAVQNSDKWCLYSSPQSQFPDENHSLVVSADFHMELRRDMGQEIFGLVSGLLYFPNTRTGEVPVICNPSTGQYARLTQRSSMNNLSSLLGYDPIGKKYKVITPSSSHFDPENILTLGTGKVAWRSIRCLVDHYPESEGICINGVLYYMASNKFQFSGVKIASFNVRYETLKFLNADVDVTFCPALAKLINYKGKLCVLSCLWDNQIYPKPLRWKVLMLWLWVLEDAEKEEWLKREYTLPVNIVHGNVSVVGVTATGEIILSMDYTSESFFVYYFNPERNTLEKVEIQGFEGSEKNLSSRVYTFVDYAEDVKFI